In a genomic window of Variovorax paradoxus:
- a CDS encoding FAD-binding protein yields MLIEPASRIQPAGTVLPPNDTCEALARRLRAETQGQVLFDAGSRGRYATDASIYQITPVGAFVPTTERDIATAIDVARDLKVPVLARGGGTSQCGQTTGAALVIDNSKHFRRVLDLDLEAGTATVEPGLVLDHLNAQLKPHGLWYPVDVSTSAQATLGGMAGNNSCGSRSIAYGNMVHNVLGASAWLSSGELVDFGPVGSLGVRAAGIAQFVRGLARQHREAIAANWPKVMRRVAGYNLDIFDNQSEKPYTADGSVNLAHLLIGAEGTLAYTRSLTLKLAPLPRAKVLGIVNFPTFHAAMDAAQHIVKLGPTAVELVDRTMIELSLANPAFKPTVQTALIGKPAAILLVEFSGAEKAPLLQALARLVELMGDLGLPGSVVEMPDEARQKNLWEVRKAGLNIMMSLKGDGKPVSFIEDCAVPLAHLAEYTDALTEVFARHGSRGTWYAHASVGTLHVRPILDMRADGGTKMRAIAEEASALVRKYKGAFSGEHGDGLCRGEWIEWQFGPAINEAFRAIKHKLDPIGLFNPGKIIDPPRMDDGALFRFAPPTAPKPYRRIELKPVLDWSAWNVNADPVTEQTSAPGTGGDSTGGLAKAVEMCNNNGHCRKFDAGTMCPSYRVTRDEQHLTRGRANTLRLALSGQLGPDAFTGEALHETMDLCVGCKGCKRDCPTGVDMAKMKIEFMAHYKRRHGHTLKDRLVAQLPDYAHRASRLPWLLNLRNSVPGAAWLGEKLLGFSARRSLPAWRSDTFWRAKDGEPGLFADRDTVLAIARRGGKAAVLFVDTFNGTFESENALAAARVLQAAGYVLHTVEKRGAHHCCGRTYLASGMVDEAKRKAEALIDALLPLARAGVPVVGLEPSCLLTLRDETLVMGFGEKAETVAKQALLFEEFVAREVRAGRFELALKPAEAPILLHGHCHQKAFGAVSPVLEVLKLIPGAAPELIESSCCGMAGSFGYEASHYEVSMRMAEASLLPAIRAKPGAIVVADGTSCRHQIADGAQREAVHVAVLLERHLLHAEAGVH; encoded by the coding sequence ATGCTCATCGAACCCGCCAGCCGCATCCAGCCCGCCGGAACCGTCCTGCCGCCCAACGACACCTGCGAGGCGCTCGCGCGCCGCCTGCGCGCCGAGACGCAAGGGCAGGTGCTGTTCGACGCGGGTTCGCGCGGGCGCTACGCCACCGACGCCTCGATCTACCAGATCACGCCGGTCGGCGCCTTCGTGCCGACGACCGAGCGCGACATCGCCACCGCCATCGACGTGGCGCGCGACCTCAAGGTGCCGGTGCTCGCGCGCGGCGGCGGCACCAGCCAGTGCGGCCAGACCACGGGCGCGGCGCTGGTGATCGACAACAGCAAGCATTTCCGGCGCGTGCTCGACCTGGACCTCGAAGCGGGCACCGCCACCGTCGAGCCCGGGCTGGTGCTCGACCACCTCAACGCGCAGCTCAAGCCGCACGGCCTCTGGTATCCGGTCGACGTGTCGACCAGCGCCCAGGCCACCCTGGGCGGCATGGCCGGCAACAACTCCTGCGGCTCGCGCTCCATCGCCTACGGCAACATGGTGCACAACGTGCTCGGCGCGAGCGCCTGGCTGTCGAGCGGCGAGCTGGTGGACTTCGGGCCCGTGGGCTCGCTGGGCGTGCGCGCCGCGGGCATCGCGCAGTTCGTGCGCGGCCTCGCGCGCCAGCACCGCGAGGCGATCGCGGCGAACTGGCCCAAGGTGATGCGCCGCGTGGCCGGCTACAACCTCGACATCTTCGACAACCAGAGCGAGAAGCCCTACACGGCCGACGGCAGCGTGAACCTCGCGCACCTGCTGATCGGCGCCGAGGGCACGCTGGCCTACACGCGCAGCCTCACGCTCAAGCTGGCGCCGCTGCCGCGCGCCAAGGTGCTGGGCATCGTCAACTTCCCGACCTTCCATGCGGCCATGGATGCCGCGCAGCACATCGTCAAGCTCGGGCCCACCGCGGTCGAGCTGGTCGACCGCACGATGATCGAGCTGAGCCTCGCGAACCCGGCCTTCAAGCCCACGGTGCAGACCGCGCTGATCGGCAAGCCGGCCGCGATCCTGCTGGTGGAGTTCTCGGGTGCCGAGAAGGCGCCGCTGCTGCAGGCGCTGGCTCGACTGGTGGAACTGATGGGCGACCTGGGCCTGCCGGGCAGCGTGGTCGAGATGCCCGACGAGGCGCGCCAGAAGAACCTCTGGGAGGTGCGCAAGGCCGGTCTCAACATCATGATGAGCCTCAAGGGCGACGGCAAGCCGGTGAGCTTCATCGAGGACTGCGCCGTGCCGCTAGCGCACCTGGCCGAATACACCGACGCGCTGACCGAGGTGTTCGCGCGCCACGGCTCGCGCGGCACCTGGTATGCGCATGCCTCGGTCGGCACCCTGCACGTGCGGCCGATCCTCGACATGCGCGCCGATGGCGGCACCAAGATGCGTGCCATCGCCGAGGAGGCCTCGGCGCTGGTGCGCAAGTACAAGGGCGCCTTCAGCGGCGAGCACGGCGACGGCCTGTGCCGCGGCGAATGGATCGAGTGGCAGTTCGGGCCCGCGATCAACGAGGCCTTCCGCGCGATCAAGCACAAGCTCGATCCCATCGGCCTGTTCAACCCCGGCAAGATCATCGACCCGCCGCGCATGGACGACGGCGCGCTGTTCCGCTTCGCGCCGCCGACCGCGCCGAAACCCTATCGCCGCATCGAGCTCAAGCCGGTGCTCGACTGGTCGGCCTGGAACGTGAATGCCGACCCGGTGACCGAGCAGACCTCCGCGCCCGGCACCGGCGGCGACAGCACCGGCGGCCTGGCCAAGGCGGTCGAGATGTGCAACAACAACGGCCACTGCCGCAAGTTCGACGCCGGCACCATGTGCCCGAGCTACCGCGTCACGCGCGACGAGCAGCACCTCACGCGCGGCCGCGCCAACACGCTGCGGCTGGCGCTGTCGGGCCAGCTCGGCCCCGATGCCTTCACCGGCGAGGCCCTGCACGAGACCATGGACCTGTGCGTGGGCTGCAAGGGCTGCAAGCGCGACTGCCCGACCGGCGTGGACATGGCGAAGATGAAGATCGAGTTCATGGCCCACTACAAGCGGCGCCACGGCCACACGCTCAAGGACCGGCTGGTGGCGCAGTTGCCCGACTACGCCCACCGCGCGAGCCGGCTGCCGTGGCTCCTGAACCTGCGCAACAGCGTGCCGGGGGCCGCCTGGCTCGGCGAGAAGCTGCTGGGCTTCTCGGCCAGGCGCTCGCTGCCGGCCTGGCGCAGCGACACCTTCTGGCGCGCCAAGGACGGCGAGCCCGGCCTGTTCGCCGACCGTGACACCGTGCTGGCGATCGCGCGGCGCGGCGGCAAGGCCGCGGTGCTGTTCGTCGACACCTTCAACGGCACCTTCGAGAGCGAGAACGCGCTCGCGGCCGCGCGCGTGTTGCAGGCCGCGGGCTATGTGCTGCACACGGTCGAGAAGCGCGGCGCGCACCATTGCTGCGGCCGCACCTATCTGGCCAGCGGCATGGTCGACGAAGCCAAGCGCAAGGCCGAGGCCCTGATCGATGCCTTGCTGCCGCTGGCGCGCGCGGGCGTGCCGGTGGTGGGCCTGGAGCCCTCGTGCCTGCTCACGCTGCGCGACGAAACGCTGGTGATGGGCTTCGGCGAGAAGGCCGAGACCGTGGCGAAGCAGGCGCTGCTGTTCGAGGAGTTCGTCGCGCGCGAGGTCCGCGCCGGGCGCTTCGAGCTCGCGCTCAAGCCGGCCGAGGCGCCGATCCTGCTGCACGGCCACTGCCACCAGAAGGCCTTCGGCGCGGTGAGCCCGGTGCTCGAGGTGCTGAAGCTGATCCCGGGCGCCGCGCCCGAACTGATCGAGAGCTCGTGCTGCGGCATGGCGGGCAGCTTCGGCTACGAGGCCAGCCACTACGAGGTCTCGATGCGCATGGCCGAGGCCAGCCTGTTGCCCGCGATTCGCGCCAAGCCCGGCGCCATCGTGGTGGCCGACGGCACGAGCTGCCGGCACCAGATCGCCGATGGCGCGCAGCGCGAGGCGGTGCACGTGGCGGTGCTGCTCGAGCGGCACCTGCTTCACGCGGAAGCCGGCGTGCACTGA
- a CDS encoding GntR family transcriptional regulator translates to MTAEIIEISRLSLHDQVAARLRTMLVEGLIAPGAKLNERELCLQLRVSRTPLREAIKLLAAEGLVDLLPNRGAVAVKLTEADVIDTFEVLSMLEGMSGELAARRITEEQLSEVRALHYEMLACYARHDLSGYYRLNARIHSAINEAAGNPVLSNTYRSINARVQSLRFRTNQNEAKWKNAVAEHEQMIEALAARDAAAMRKVLVAHVLRKRDTVLELLREGEIYPPAKKTRSKAP, encoded by the coding sequence ATGACCGCCGAAATCATCGAAATCTCCCGTCTCTCGCTGCACGACCAGGTCGCGGCGCGGCTGCGCACCATGCTGGTCGAAGGCCTGATCGCGCCGGGCGCCAAGCTCAACGAGCGCGAGCTCTGCCTGCAGCTGCGCGTCTCGCGCACGCCGCTGCGCGAGGCGATCAAGCTGCTCGCGGCCGAGGGCCTGGTCGACCTGCTGCCCAACCGCGGCGCGGTGGCCGTCAAGCTCACCGAGGCCGACGTGATCGACACCTTCGAGGTGCTGTCGATGCTCGAGGGCATGTCGGGCGAGCTGGCGGCGCGCCGCATCACCGAGGAACAGCTGTCCGAGGTGCGCGCGCTGCACTACGAGATGCTGGCCTGCTACGCGCGGCACGACCTCTCTGGCTACTACCGGCTCAATGCGCGCATCCATTCGGCGATCAACGAGGCCGCGGGCAATCCGGTGCTGTCGAACACCTACCGCTCGATCAATGCGCGCGTGCAGTCGCTGCGCTTTCGCACCAACCAGAACGAGGCCAAGTGGAAGAACGCGGTGGCCGAGCACGAACAGATGATCGAGGCGCTGGCCGCGCGCGATGCCGCCGCCATGCGCAAGGTGCTGGTCGCGCACGTGCTGCGCAAGCGCGACACCGTGCTCGAGCTGCTGCGCGAGGGCGAGATCTATCCGCCCGCGAAGAAGACCCGTTCCAAGGCGCCCTGA
- a CDS encoding aminotransferase class V-fold PLP-dependent enzyme: MLQLDLHPTGRHFLQIPGPSPVPDRILRAMSLPTIDHRGPEFGTLGLKVLGGIQQIFKTKHPVAIYPASGTGAWEAALANTLSPGDHVLMYETGHFASLWQKMATRLGVSTEFLAYAGSDEQLPNAPSWRRGVQAELIEARLRKDTEKKIKAVCVVHNETSTGVTSDIAAVRQAIDAAGHPALLMVDSISGLASADFRHDEWGVDVTVSGSQKGLMLPPGISFNALSPRALEASKGAKLPKAFWAWDEIVEMNKDGYWPYTPNTNLLYGLSESLDMLLGEGLDNVFARHRRWAAGVRAAVQAWGLPIQCADPAVYSPVLTGVITPEGVDADALRRLIHQRFDLSLGTGLGKLKGRMFRMGHLGDSNDLTLVAMVAGVEMGMKLTGIQLAGSGVQAAMDHFASHPAAPVALKKAA, encoded by the coding sequence ATGCTGCAACTCGACCTCCATCCCACCGGCCGTCACTTCCTCCAGATCCCCGGCCCCAGCCCGGTGCCCGACCGCATCCTGCGGGCCATGAGCCTGCCCACCATCGACCACCGCGGGCCCGAGTTCGGCACGCTGGGCCTGAAGGTGCTCGGCGGCATCCAGCAGATCTTCAAGACGAAGCACCCGGTCGCGATCTACCCGGCCTCGGGCACCGGCGCCTGGGAAGCCGCGCTCGCCAACACGCTGAGCCCGGGCGACCACGTGCTGATGTACGAGACCGGCCACTTCGCCTCGCTGTGGCAGAAGATGGCCACGCGCCTGGGCGTGTCGACCGAGTTCCTCGCCTATGCGGGCAGCGACGAGCAATTGCCGAACGCGCCGAGCTGGCGCCGCGGCGTGCAGGCCGAGCTGATCGAGGCGCGGCTGCGCAAGGACACGGAGAAGAAGATCAAGGCCGTGTGCGTGGTGCACAACGAGACCTCGACCGGCGTCACCTCCGACATCGCCGCGGTGCGCCAGGCCATCGATGCGGCCGGCCATCCGGCCCTCTTGATGGTCGACAGCATCTCGGGCCTCGCGAGCGCCGACTTCCGCCATGACGAATGGGGCGTGGACGTCACGGTCAGCGGCTCGCAGAAGGGCCTGATGCTGCCGCCGGGCATCAGCTTCAATGCGCTCTCGCCGCGTGCGCTCGAGGCCTCGAAGGGCGCGAAGCTGCCCAAGGCCTTCTGGGCCTGGGACGAGATCGTCGAGATGAACAAGGACGGCTACTGGCCCTACACGCCCAACACCAACCTGCTCTACGGCCTCTCGGAATCGCTCGACATGCTGCTGGGCGAAGGGCTGGACAACGTGTTCGCGCGCCACCGCCGCTGGGCCGCGGGCGTGCGCGCCGCGGTCCAGGCCTGGGGCCTGCCGATCCAGTGCGCCGACCCGGCCGTCTATTCGCCGGTGCTCACGGGCGTGATCACGCCCGAGGGTGTCGATGCCGATGCGCTGCGCCGGCTGATCCACCAGCGCTTCGACCTCTCGCTGGGCACGGGCCTGGGCAAGCTCAAGGGCCGCATGTTCCGCATGGGCCATCTCGGCGACAGCAACGACCTCACGCTGGTGGCCATGGTCGCGGGTGTGGAGATGGGCATGAAGCTCACCGGCATCCAGCTCGCGGGCAGCGGCGTGCAGGCGGCGATGGACCATTTCGCGAGCCATCCGGCTGCGCCGGTGGCGCTGAAGAAGGCCGCGTAA
- a CDS encoding tripartite tricarboxylate transporter substrate binding protein, which produces MQRRSLIQAATAAAATLGVPRLFAQDWPNAPVRIVVGFPPGGGTDALARVVAQKLTVMWNQQVIVENKAGVAGVLAADYVAQQPSDGSTLLMAHINSHALAPSLQPKLRYSVERDFVPIVLVGVTPNLLIASPAQKALTVKDIVAACKAAPGTLSFGSAGAGSAQHLALEMFKLQAGVDALHVPYKGSGPLLADLMGGQIQYSFETMTAATPHVKSGRVLAVAQTRTQRAKGHPNVPTMQEQGFQGFEATTWYGLAGPGKLPAPIAQKVNRDVNAVLAMPDVQEKLDTYGAEDGGGSQDKFRQFIHTEIAKWAKVVKDGNVRVES; this is translated from the coding sequence ATGCAACGACGTTCCCTGATCCAGGCCGCGACCGCCGCGGCCGCCACGCTGGGCGTGCCCCGGCTGTTCGCGCAGGACTGGCCCAACGCGCCGGTGCGCATCGTGGTGGGCTTCCCGCCGGGCGGCGGCACCGATGCGCTGGCGCGCGTGGTGGCGCAGAAGCTCACCGTGATGTGGAACCAGCAGGTGATCGTCGAGAACAAGGCCGGCGTGGCCGGCGTGCTCGCGGCCGACTACGTGGCGCAGCAGCCGAGCGACGGCAGCACGCTGCTGATGGCCCACATCAACAGCCATGCGCTCGCGCCCAGCCTGCAGCCCAAGCTGCGCTACAGCGTGGAGCGCGACTTCGTGCCGATCGTGCTGGTGGGCGTCACGCCCAACCTGCTGATCGCGAGCCCGGCGCAGAAGGCGCTCACGGTGAAGGACATCGTGGCCGCCTGCAAGGCCGCGCCCGGCACGCTGAGCTTCGGCTCGGCCGGCGCCGGCTCGGCGCAGCACCTGGCGCTCGAGATGTTCAAGCTGCAGGCCGGCGTCGATGCGCTGCACGTGCCCTACAAGGGCAGCGGGCCGCTGCTGGCCGACCTGATGGGCGGGCAGATCCAGTACAGCTTCGAGACCATGACCGCCGCCACGCCGCACGTGAAGAGCGGCCGCGTGCTCGCGGTGGCGCAGACGCGCACCCAGCGCGCCAAGGGCCATCCGAACGTGCCGACCATGCAGGAGCAGGGCTTCCAGGGCTTCGAGGCCACCACCTGGTACGGCCTCGCCGGCCCGGGCAAGCTGCCAGCGCCGATCGCGCAGAAGGTCAACCGCGACGTCAATGCCGTGCTCGCCATGCCCGACGTGCAGGAGAAGCTCGACACCTACGGCGCCGAGGACGGCGGCGGCTCGCAGGACAAGTTCAGGCAGTTCATCCACACCGAGATCGCCAAGTGGGCCAAGGTGGTGAAGGACGGCAACGTGCGCGTCGAATCTTGA
- a CDS encoding fumarylacetoacetate hydrolase family protein, translating into MNAHTTTLPPALSALADALVAARRADRTLDAVPWLDMLHAPAEAYAVQDAVAAALGWFDAGTLPGCWKSGGGSRTATLTHAPLPPAGVRRSPADYSDLVFHQPGIEAEIALRLGREVTPALAASLAHEDAAAMVDAMTVSIEVCDARWQDREAATPLLRLADSQVHGALVLGEWRPFAAIDWASQRCETRIGNADTVVREGSHPLGDPAWLLPIWLRHLTRHGQAVPAGTVVTTGSWIGLLPCARGDQVTADFPGIGAVRLRV; encoded by the coding sequence ATGAACGCACACACGACCACCCTGCCCCCTGCTCTTTCCGCGCTGGCCGACGCCCTCGTCGCCGCGCGCCGCGCCGACCGCACGCTCGATGCCGTGCCCTGGCTCGACATGCTGCACGCGCCCGCCGAGGCCTATGCGGTGCAGGACGCGGTGGCCGCGGCACTCGGCTGGTTCGACGCGGGCACCCTGCCCGGCTGCTGGAAATCCGGCGGCGGCTCGCGCACTGCGACGCTCACGCATGCGCCGCTGCCGCCCGCCGGCGTGCGCCGGAGCCCGGCCGACTACAGCGACCTGGTGTTCCACCAGCCCGGCATCGAGGCCGAGATCGCGCTGCGCCTGGGCCGCGAGGTCACGCCGGCCCTGGCCGCCTCGCTCGCGCATGAAGACGCGGCCGCGATGGTCGATGCCATGACCGTCTCGATCGAGGTCTGCGATGCGCGCTGGCAGGACCGCGAGGCCGCCACGCCGTTGCTGCGGCTGGCCGACTCGCAGGTGCACGGCGCGCTGGTGCTCGGCGAATGGCGGCCCTTCGCCGCCATCGACTGGGCCTCGCAGCGCTGCGAAACCAGGATCGGCAACGCCGACACGGTGGTGCGCGAAGGCAGCCATCCGCTCGGCGATCCGGCCTGGCTGCTGCCGATCTGGTTGCGCCATCTCACGCGCCATGGCCAGGCCGTGCCGGCCGGCACGGTGGTCACCACCGGTTCCTGGATCGGCCTCTTGCCCTGCGCGCGCGGCGATCAGGTGACGGCCGACTTCCCCGGCATCGGCGCCGTGCGGCTGCGCGTGTAG
- a CDS encoding LysR family transcriptional regulator, translated as MPRIDVNRSGEMEAFVQVVDAGGFSAAARLLGMTPSAVSKLVARLEARLGIQLVHRSTRKLQLTPEGLHFYERSHRVLADMDEAERCAAAGAAPRGRVSINASVSFGHHMLVPLVPRLIEQHPQITLDIALTDRIVDLMDERADIAIRWGQLPASDLVARRIGDTSQTLLAAPSYLAKYGTPRTPQELEAHSRLGWTYRRSAPDWPFRIDGRTILLPVAGPVRAGDGETLRHLAIAGAGITRLSLYHTQHDIDAGRLVPLLEEFNPNEVEPIHAVYIGKAGTLPARVRAVLDFLVACSGVGGGRYTRSRTAPMPGKSAVT; from the coding sequence ATGCCGCGCATCGATGTCAACCGTTCGGGCGAGATGGAGGCCTTCGTGCAGGTGGTCGACGCGGGCGGCTTCTCGGCCGCCGCGCGGCTGCTGGGCATGACGCCCTCGGCCGTCAGCAAGCTGGTGGCGCGGCTCGAGGCGCGGCTGGGCATCCAGCTCGTACACCGTTCCACGCGCAAGCTGCAGCTCACGCCCGAGGGCCTGCATTTCTACGAGCGCAGCCACCGCGTGCTGGCCGACATGGACGAGGCCGAGCGCTGCGCGGCCGCCGGTGCCGCGCCGCGCGGGCGGGTCAGCATCAACGCCAGCGTGTCCTTCGGCCACCACATGCTGGTGCCGCTGGTGCCCAGGCTGATCGAGCAGCATCCGCAGATCACGCTCGACATCGCGCTGACCGACCGCATCGTCGACCTGATGGACGAGCGCGCCGACATCGCGATCCGCTGGGGCCAGCTGCCTGCCTCCGACCTGGTGGCGCGGCGCATCGGCGACACCAGCCAGACCCTCCTGGCTGCCCCGTCCTACCTCGCGAAGTACGGCACGCCGCGCACGCCGCAGGAACTCGAGGCGCACAGCCGCCTGGGCTGGACCTACCGGCGCAGCGCGCCCGACTGGCCGTTCCGCATCGACGGCCGGACGATCCTGCTGCCGGTGGCCGGCCCGGTGCGCGCGGGCGATGGCGAGACCCTGCGCCACCTCGCGATCGCGGGCGCGGGCATCACGCGGCTGTCGCTCTATCACACGCAGCACGACATCGACGCCGGCCGGCTCGTGCCGCTGCTCGAGGAATTCAACCCGAACGAGGTGGAGCCGATCCACGCGGTCTACATCGGCAAGGCCGGCACCCTGCCGGCGCGGGTGCGCGCGGTGCTCGACTTCCTCGTGGCCTGCTCGGGCGTGGGCGGCGGGCGCTACACGCGCAGCCGCACGGCGCCGATGCCGGGGAAGTCGGCCGTCACCTGA
- a CDS encoding MFS transporter: MPIALLALTAGAFGIGTTEFVIMGLLMQVSTDLRVSITAAGLLISGYALGVAVGAPLLTIATRRLPRKTVLLALMAIFTLGNIACALAPNYELLMGARVITSLAHGTFFGVGSVVATGLVAPERRASAIAIMFTGLTAATLLGVPFGAWLGLHFGWRAAFWAVALIGVVALAVLAVFVPRVEGEARPAPLREEIAVLARPQVLLGLAMTVLGFAGVFAVFTYIQPLLTQVTGLSESAVSPILLVFGGGLAVGNILGGRLADRAVMPAVLGTLAVLAVVLGTMQFAIGTPIAAVVFVGLLGVASFATVAPMQLRVLEKASGAGQNLASSLNIAAFNLGNALGAWAGGVVIDHGPGLRALGWAAALLTVAGLAIALWSRALDRRGDRTLPGDCASMRA, translated from the coding sequence ATGCCCATCGCTCTACTCGCCCTCACCGCCGGTGCCTTCGGAATAGGCACCACCGAATTCGTCATCATGGGCCTGCTGATGCAGGTCTCGACCGACCTCCGGGTCTCGATCACGGCCGCCGGCCTGCTGATCTCGGGCTATGCGCTCGGGGTCGCGGTCGGCGCGCCGCTGCTCACCATCGCCACCCGCCGGCTGCCGCGCAAGACCGTGCTGCTGGCGCTGATGGCGATCTTCACGCTCGGCAACATCGCCTGCGCGCTGGCGCCCAACTACGAGCTGCTGATGGGGGCGCGCGTCATCACCTCGCTCGCGCACGGCACCTTCTTCGGCGTCGGCTCGGTGGTGGCCACCGGCCTGGTGGCGCCCGAACGCCGCGCCTCGGCCATCGCCATCATGTTCACCGGCCTGACCGCCGCCACCCTGCTGGGCGTGCCCTTCGGCGCCTGGCTCGGCCTGCACTTCGGCTGGCGCGCGGCCTTCTGGGCCGTGGCGCTGATCGGCGTGGTGGCGCTCGCGGTGCTGGCCGTGTTCGTGCCGCGCGTCGAGGGCGAAGCCAGGCCCGCGCCGCTGCGCGAGGAGATCGCCGTGCTGGCCCGGCCCCAGGTGCTGCTGGGCCTGGCGATGACGGTGCTCGGCTTCGCCGGCGTGTTCGCCGTCTTCACCTACATCCAGCCGCTGCTGACCCAGGTCACGGGCCTGTCGGAATCGGCCGTGTCGCCGATCCTGCTGGTGTTCGGCGGCGGCCTGGCCGTGGGCAACATCCTCGGCGGCCGGCTGGCCGACCGCGCCGTGATGCCCGCGGTGCTCGGCACGCTGGCCGTGCTCGCGGTGGTGCTCGGCACCATGCAGTTCGCGATCGGCACGCCGATCGCGGCCGTGGTCTTCGTCGGGCTGCTCGGCGTGGCCTCTTTCGCCACGGTGGCGCCGATGCAGCTGCGCGTGCTCGAGAAGGCCTCGGGCGCCGGCCAGAACCTGGCCTCGAGCCTCAACATCGCGGCCTTCAACCTCGGCAATGCGCTCGGCGCCTGGGCCGGCGGCGTGGTGATCGACCATGGCCCGGGCCTGCGCGCGCTGGGCTGGGCCGCCGCGCTGCTCACCGTGGCCGGCCTCGCGATCGCGCTGTGGAGCCGCGCGCTCGACCGCCGCGGCGACCGCACCCTGCCGGGCGATTGCGCCTCGATGCGCGCCTGA
- a CDS encoding aldo/keto reductase produces the protein MEQRFLGRSGFKVPALGFGAGTFGGQGPLFSAWGNTGTDGARRIVDIALDAGVNLFDTADVYSDGASETILGAALKGRRDKAIVSTKLSLRAGDGPNQVGASRHHLVGATEAALKRLGTDYIDILQLHAFDAMTPVEQVLGTLDALVKSGKVRYIGMSNFSGWQLMKSLAASDRLGLERYVANQTYYSLVGRDYEFELMPLGLDQGVGAIVWSPLGWGRLTGKIRRGQPLPAGSRLHETAGFAPPADDERLYRVVDAMDIVAEETGKTHAQIALNWLLQRPTVASVLIGARDEAQLTQNLGALGWQLSDAQMARLDAASAIAPPYPYYPYWNGQFAERSPVAVPVSAPATAA, from the coding sequence ATGGAACAACGCTTTCTCGGCCGCTCGGGCTTCAAGGTGCCCGCCCTCGGTTTCGGCGCCGGCACCTTCGGCGGGCAAGGCCCGCTGTTCAGCGCCTGGGGCAACACCGGTACCGACGGCGCGCGCCGCATCGTCGATATCGCGCTCGATGCCGGCGTGAACCTGTTCGACACCGCCGACGTCTATTCGGACGGCGCCTCCGAGACCATCCTCGGCGCCGCGCTCAAGGGCCGGCGCGACAAGGCCATCGTCTCGACCAAGCTCTCGCTGCGCGCGGGCGACGGACCGAACCAGGTCGGCGCCTCGCGCCACCACCTGGTGGGCGCGACCGAGGCCGCGCTCAAGCGGCTGGGCACCGACTACATCGACATCCTGCAGCTGCATGCCTTCGACGCGATGACGCCGGTCGAGCAGGTGCTGGGCACGCTCGACGCCCTCGTGAAGTCGGGCAAGGTGCGCTACATCGGCATGTCGAACTTCTCGGGCTGGCAGCTGATGAAGTCGCTCGCGGCCTCCGACCGGCTCGGCCTCGAGCGCTACGTGGCGAACCAGACCTATTACTCGCTGGTCGGACGCGACTACGAGTTCGAGCTGATGCCGCTGGGCCTGGACCAGGGCGTGGGCGCGATCGTCTGGAGCCCGCTGGGCTGGGGCCGCCTCACGGGCAAGATCCGGCGCGGCCAGCCGCTGCCCGCGGGCAGCCGGCTGCACGAGACCGCCGGCTTCGCGCCGCCGGCGGACGACGAACGCCTCTACCGCGTCGTCGATGCGATGGACATCGTGGCCGAGGAGACCGGCAAGACCCATGCGCAGATCGCGCTCAACTGGCTGCTGCAGCGGCCCACGGTGGCCAGCGTGCTGATCGGCGCGCGCGACGAGGCGCAGCTCACGCAGAACCTCGGTGCGCTCGGCTGGCAACTGAGCGACGCGCAGATGGCGCGGCTCGATGCGGCCAGCGCGATCGCGCCGCCCTACCCCTACTACCCGTACTGGAACGGGCAGTTCGCGGAGCGCAGCCCGGTGGCGGTGCCGGTCAGCGCGCCGGCAACGGCCGCTTGA